A genomic segment from Rhodohalobacter sp. SW132 encodes:
- a CDS encoding helix-turn-helix domain-containing protein, whose translation MEALKLPTRKEQMIARENKKILDRIAEKLKTSTKEIEIEVQGEKDPIKIPVSALQHLNTIIDLMAQGKAVTVNPVDAEITTQEAADLLNVSRPYIVKLLEGGEVPFHKVGSHRRIKLKDFLAYKNQYKNKQREALDELAKQAQELDMGY comes from the coding sequence ATGGAAGCACTAAAACTGCCTACCCGCAAGGAACAGATGATTGCGCGGGAGAATAAGAAGATTCTCGATCGCATAGCCGAGAAGCTGAAGACATCTACAAAAGAGATTGAGATTGAAGTACAAGGTGAGAAAGACCCTATTAAAATACCTGTATCAGCATTACAGCATTTAAACACGATTATCGATCTGATGGCACAGGGAAAAGCTGTCACAGTGAATCCTGTGGATGCCGAAATCACAACTCAGGAAGCTGCTGATCTGCTGAATGTTTCCCGTCCTTATATAGTAAAGCTTCTTGAAGGAGGGGAAGTCCCTTTTCATAAGGTGGGTTCGCATCGCCGGATTAAACTGAAGGATTTTCTTGCCTACAAAAATCAGTATAAAAACAAGCAGCGTGAAGCGTTGGATGAACTTGCCAAACAAGCCCAGGAATTAGATATGGGATATTGA
- a CDS encoding DUF4268 domain-containing protein, with protein sequence MYQIDETRNKINRLKEETFSDLGFKEREHLQEWISKDPDCLGEELLIIQKEFDGFQDTRERLDLLAIDKQGNLVIIENKLDDSGKDVTWQVIKYASYCSSLSKDDIRSIFQDYLKKSGQEADAEENLAEFLDKEDFSEVLLNQGAAQRIIMIAAQFRKEVTSTVLWLMNFNIRIQCFKVTPYTFGDQLFLNFDQILPVVDAQEYSISMASKAQEEIATQENLKQRHHIRLEFWRKFLGHVNRKNSLFSNISPSKENWLGTGIGMSGLSLNMVVSGKYARAELFINRETKEESKTCFDYLYSKKDQIENDFGDSLVWERKDQNKTCRIKAQKDGLSLYDKEDWDEMIEHMSDVGERMEKALRNPVKQLNVKIKRGDL encoded by the coding sequence ATGTATCAGATAGACGAAACACGTAATAAGATCAACCGGCTTAAAGAGGAAACCTTTTCAGATTTGGGGTTTAAAGAAAGAGAGCATCTACAAGAGTGGATTTCAAAAGATCCGGATTGCCTCGGAGAAGAGCTACTGATTATTCAGAAAGAGTTCGACGGTTTTCAGGACACACGCGAACGCCTCGATTTATTAGCCATTGACAAACAGGGCAATCTTGTAATCATTGAAAATAAACTCGATGACAGTGGAAAGGATGTCACGTGGCAAGTAATAAAATATGCCTCATACTGTAGCAGCCTTAGCAAAGATGATATTCGCAGTATCTTTCAGGATTACTTAAAGAAAAGTGGACAGGAAGCTGATGCTGAGGAAAATCTCGCGGAATTTTTAGATAAAGAAGATTTTTCTGAGGTGCTTCTTAACCAAGGTGCTGCCCAGCGTATAATAATGATTGCTGCACAATTCAGAAAAGAAGTTACCTCTACTGTCCTATGGTTGATGAATTTTAATATTCGTATTCAATGCTTTAAAGTCACTCCTTATACATTTGGGGATCAGCTATTCTTAAACTTTGATCAGATTCTACCGGTCGTAGATGCTCAGGAATATTCCATCAGCATGGCATCAAAAGCACAAGAAGAAATTGCGACTCAGGAAAACCTGAAGCAGCGTCATCACATCCGGCTTGAGTTTTGGCGTAAATTCTTGGGTCACGTTAACAGGAAAAATAGCCTTTTCTCCAATATCTCTCCTTCAAAAGAAAACTGGTTGGGTACCGGCATTGGAATGAGCGGTTTAAGCCTAAACATGGTGGTTTCTGGGAAATATGCGAGAGCAGAGCTGTTTATAAATCGCGAGACGAAGGAAGAGAGTAAGACATGCTTCGACTATTTATATAGCAAAAAAGATCAAATCGAAAACGATTTTGGAGATTCACTTGTATGGGAGAGAAAAGATCAGAATAAAACCTGCAGGATTAAGGCTCAAAAAGATGGTCTATCTTTGTATGATAAAGAAGACTGGGATGAAATGATTGAGCACATGTCGGATGTTGGTGAACGGATGGAAAAAGCTCTGAGAAATCCGGTTAAACAGTTAAATGTAAAAATTAAGAGAGGGGACTTATAA
- a CDS encoding GIY-YIG nuclease family protein yields MGLSAGKIYLTDIMSIEHADQYKVHLAVRNDDGQEPLDTFVQDRKSWKGWNSYRGNKNRFNKTYIFSMMDYYPQKDIWLFGGVFEVLKRHSDSYEIELTDQFKPMIGKLKIHFPYKSRTRALVLNRHIQNMSVHEILPKMYDGEAFRGFENIRLSFNELQNIIHKQRIDWKTALENVSGIYLIVDKSNGKKYVGSAYGSEGLWSRWAQYVKSGHGSNKDLKNLITYNGVDHARNNFQFSLLEYMPASTSKDVVINRESHWKKVLLSGEYGYNLN; encoded by the coding sequence ATGGGACTATCAGCAGGTAAAATCTACTTAACAGACATCATGTCTATTGAGCATGCTGATCAATATAAAGTTCACCTTGCAGTTCGAAATGATGATGGGCAAGAACCATTAGATACCTTTGTACAAGATCGTAAATCATGGAAAGGTTGGAATAGCTACCGGGGTAATAAAAATAGGTTCAATAAAACTTATATCTTTTCCATGATGGATTATTATCCTCAGAAAGATATTTGGCTGTTTGGAGGTGTTTTTGAAGTATTAAAACGCCACAGTGACAGTTATGAAATTGAACTAACCGACCAGTTCAAGCCAATGATTGGAAAGCTGAAGATTCACTTTCCGTATAAATCAAGGACACGGGCACTTGTGTTGAATCGTCATATTCAAAATATGTCAGTCCATGAAATACTCCCAAAAATGTATGATGGGGAGGCATTTCGGGGGTTTGAAAATATCCGACTCAGTTTTAACGAACTACAAAACATCATCCACAAGCAACGCATTGATTGGAAAACGGCTCTTGAAAATGTATCAGGTATCTATTTGATAGTAGACAAAAGTAACGGTAAAAAATATGTGGGGTCTGCTTACGGGAGTGAAGGTTTATGGTCGCGGTGGGCTCAGTATGTAAAAAGTGGTCATGGGAGCAATAAAGACTTAAAAAATCTCATCACGTATAATGGCGTAGATCATGCTCGAAATAATTTCCAATTCAGTTTATTGGAATACATGCCTGCTTCTACCTCCAAAGATGTTGTAATCAACAGGGAAAGCCACTGGAAAAAAGTGCTTTTGAGTGGTGAGTATGGTTATAACTTAAATTAG
- a CDS encoding type I restriction endonuclease subunit R, with product MTDVGQVERNTQDRVIQLFAGRLGYEYLGDWQDRVDNRNIEEKYLRAFLKKQGHKPVIIDKAVHELTKAAGVQTEDLYDINKAVYRMLRYGVSVRAGQGEKRQTIYFIDWKKTENNHFAVAEEVTVKGKHNKRPDVVLYVNGIAIGVIELKRSKVSVEEGIRQNLDNQTDHFIKSFFNTIQLVMAGNETAGLRYGTTETPEKYYLRWKETTDEEFEYILDKHLVQLCEKKRMLEILHDFILFDGGNKIVCRPHQYFGVKATQENTRKRENGIIWHTQGSGKSLTMVWIAQWIRENVTDSRVVVITDRTELDTQITRVFNDAEEPMQRATSGADLIDKLNSHEIPLISSLVHKFGTRDGEEMGNYLEDIEKHLPKNFKAKGELFVFVDECHRTQSGKLHKAMKAILPDAMFIGFTGTPLLKNDKKTSLEVFGPYIHTYKFDEAVDDNVVLDLRYEARDIDQRITDQESIDEWFDAETRGLNDLAKMELKKRWGTLKKVLSSKSRLEKVVQDVFKDFRVRPRLKSGQGNAMLVASSVAEACRYYELFKATDLNGHCAVVTSFQPNINDIKGEETGEGKTDEQLKYNTYMEMLDGKSTEEFEEEAKRKFVNEPARMKLLIVVDKLLTGFDAPPATYLYIDKSMQDHGLFQAICRVNRLDGEDKEYGYIVDYKDLFKSLEESINTYTSGAFEGYDSDDVKGLLKDRYEQAKERLDDCLDQVIALCEPIHPKTQKQFRAFFGCDFDGKTEEELKEDEEKRVSLYKMVSSLVRAYADIANEMDKAGYSEQEALDIKHQVKFYSDMKEEIKQASGDYIDLKSYEPGMRNLIDMYIDADHSRKISQLDDFTLVDLIVNKGVSALDDVLTENIQKDQEAVAETIENNIRKVIIEEKPGNPKYYEKMSELLEELIRKRKKEAADYEQYLQKLVELAKKVKRTEGQEKYPENVQSSGQKALYDNLNNDPEIALLVDETVKYTAKDGWRENKIKERQVMQAVKKKLPKEIEIGMVMEVVKNQNEY from the coding sequence ATGACCGACGTTGGCCAAGTAGAACGAAATACACAGGACCGGGTTATTCAACTGTTTGCGGGCCGGTTGGGATATGAGTACCTGGGAGACTGGCAGGACCGCGTTGATAACCGAAATATTGAAGAGAAATATCTTCGGGCGTTTCTGAAGAAACAGGGTCATAAGCCTGTGATCATTGATAAAGCTGTCCACGAGCTAACCAAAGCGGCAGGCGTTCAGACGGAAGACTTGTATGACATCAATAAGGCAGTATACCGGATGCTGCGGTATGGCGTGAGCGTAAGAGCCGGTCAGGGTGAAAAGAGGCAGACGATCTATTTTATCGACTGGAAGAAAACGGAGAACAATCACTTTGCCGTTGCCGAAGAGGTTACGGTAAAAGGTAAACACAACAAACGCCCGGATGTGGTTCTGTATGTGAACGGAATAGCCATCGGGGTTATAGAGCTAAAGCGATCCAAAGTATCGGTTGAGGAGGGCATTCGTCAAAACCTCGACAATCAGACCGATCATTTCATCAAGTCGTTCTTTAATACAATTCAGCTCGTGATGGCCGGAAATGAAACGGCTGGACTGAGGTATGGAACCACCGAAACGCCAGAAAAATACTACCTTCGCTGGAAGGAGACCACCGACGAAGAATTTGAGTATATACTCGATAAACACCTGGTTCAGCTTTGCGAGAAGAAGCGCATGCTGGAGATTCTGCACGATTTTATCTTGTTTGACGGCGGGAATAAAATTGTCTGCCGGCCCCACCAGTATTTTGGGGTGAAAGCCACACAGGAGAATACCCGAAAGCGTGAGAATGGAATTATCTGGCACACGCAGGGAAGCGGTAAGAGTCTGACCATGGTATGGATTGCCCAGTGGATCCGGGAAAATGTGACTGACTCTCGCGTGGTGGTCATCACGGACAGGACAGAACTGGACACGCAGATTACGCGAGTCTTTAACGATGCTGAAGAGCCGATGCAGCGGGCCACAAGTGGAGCGGACTTGATTGATAAGCTCAACAGCCACGAAATTCCGCTGATATCATCCCTCGTCCACAAGTTTGGTACCCGTGACGGTGAAGAAATGGGAAACTACCTGGAGGATATCGAAAAGCATCTCCCGAAAAATTTTAAGGCCAAAGGAGAGCTCTTTGTATTTGTGGATGAATGTCATCGCACCCAGTCGGGCAAGCTGCATAAAGCGATGAAGGCCATATTGCCGGATGCTATGTTCATCGGCTTTACCGGAACGCCCCTACTCAAAAATGATAAGAAAACCAGCCTCGAGGTCTTTGGACCGTATATTCACACCTATAAATTTGATGAGGCCGTGGATGACAATGTGGTACTGGATCTTCGGTATGAGGCCAGGGATATCGATCAGCGAATCACCGATCAGGAGAGCATCGACGAGTGGTTTGATGCAGAAACCCGCGGGCTGAACGACCTGGCAAAAATGGAGCTGAAAAAAAGGTGGGGAACCCTCAAGAAAGTGCTGAGCTCCAAGTCGAGGCTCGAAAAAGTGGTTCAGGATGTGTTTAAGGATTTCAGGGTCAGGCCCCGGCTGAAATCAGGTCAGGGAAATGCCATGCTTGTAGCCTCTTCAGTAGCGGAAGCGTGCCGATATTATGAGCTGTTCAAGGCGACCGACCTGAACGGACACTGTGCGGTGGTTACATCCTTCCAGCCCAACATCAACGACATAAAAGGTGAAGAAACCGGCGAGGGAAAAACAGACGAGCAGCTCAAGTACAATACTTACATGGAGATGCTTGACGGAAAATCAACCGAGGAGTTCGAGGAGGAGGCCAAGCGAAAATTTGTAAATGAACCGGCACGGATGAAACTGCTGATTGTCGTGGACAAACTACTCACAGGATTTGACGCCCCACCGGCCACTTATCTCTATATCGATAAATCGATGCAGGATCACGGACTGTTCCAGGCGATCTGCCGGGTCAACCGCCTGGATGGAGAGGATAAAGAGTACGGTTACATTGTTGATTACAAGGATCTGTTCAAGAGCCTGGAAGAATCCATCAACACCTACACCAGCGGAGCATTTGAAGGATATGACAGCGATGATGTTAAAGGACTTCTCAAAGATCGCTACGAGCAGGCGAAAGAGCGGCTGGATGATTGTTTGGACCAGGTTATTGCGTTATGCGAGCCGATTCATCCCAAAACGCAGAAACAGTTCAGGGCATTCTTTGGGTGTGATTTTGACGGTAAAACAGAAGAAGAACTCAAAGAAGATGAGGAGAAGCGGGTCAGCCTCTATAAAATGGTTTCTTCACTGGTTCGGGCCTATGCCGACATCGCCAACGAGATGGACAAGGCCGGCTACTCCGAGCAAGAGGCACTCGACATCAAGCACCAAGTGAAGTTTTACTCCGATATGAAGGAGGAGATCAAGCAGGCCAGCGGGGATTATATTGATTTGAAATCATACGAGCCGGGCATGCGCAACCTAATCGACATGTATATCGACGCCGACCACAGCCGAAAGATCTCACAGCTCGATGACTTTACGCTTGTTGATCTGATTGTAAACAAAGGCGTCTCCGCACTGGATGATGTGCTGACTGAGAACATACAAAAAGACCAGGAAGCGGTTGCCGAGACGATTGAAAATAATATCCGGAAGGTGATTATTGAAGAGAAGCCGGGGAATCCGAAATATTACGAAAAGATGTCGGAGCTTTTAGAAGAGCTGATCAGAAAGCGGAAAAAAGAGGCGGCTGATTATGAGCAGTACCTGCAGAAATTGGTAGAGCTTGCGAAGAAAGTAAAACGAACAGAAGGTCAGGAAAAATATCCCGAAAACGTTCAAAGCAGCGGTCAAAAGGCGCTTTACGATAATCTGAATAATGATCCCGAAATCGCGCTGCTCGTTGATGAGACGGTGAAGTATACAGCCAAAGATGGATGGCGGGAAAACAAGATTAAGGAACGCCAGGTTATGCAGGCCGTTAAAAAGAAATTGCCGAAAGAGATTGAGATTGGAATGGTCATGGAGGTTGTAAAAAATCAGAATGAGTACTGA
- a CDS encoding reverse transcriptase domain-containing protein, producing MSILQDISSLENIRNAWLKLNKSNQESHGVTGETIASVKNNMDAILESISTKLGENRYSLSPTRAVLIPKGDDWRPLRVPEVRDRIVLKSLAIELEMVLHDELVKGNGVSFAYQKKLGIRDALQALERYYKDGSNFILKCDIVKFFDRIDRNILLTEKLFKHLPDDSINQLILTAINQQVGNLDELKPHLQKHFQNTDLGIPQGNPLSPLFSNLYLSDFDYFMKSNNYRLIRYADDFIVALNSEEEALNCFRDIENYLSEHLSLELHPLNEAGKSKIIDLKKEPVTFLGIEYDGNEMLPSRESIDRLKGKVQDIIHLKKDSNTVLDLLLDLKHTLEGWVAAYSFCKVEKFSREIDQFIDHYVLLPLNDFGWKLTSSSKGKLDRKWRKENSSYDRLSDTQRAHSGIPKTNQILDRLRDSQ from the coding sequence TTGAGTATTCTTCAAGATATCTCATCTTTAGAAAATATTCGGAATGCCTGGCTGAAACTCAATAAGTCGAATCAAGAGTCTCACGGTGTTACTGGGGAAACTATTGCATCCGTAAAAAATAACATGGATGCAATCCTTGAATCAATCAGCACTAAACTTGGAGAAAATAGGTATAGCCTTTCACCTACCCGTGCAGTATTAATACCAAAAGGTGATGATTGGAGACCGCTGAGAGTTCCTGAAGTTCGAGATAGAATAGTGCTAAAATCCTTGGCAATAGAACTGGAAATGGTTTTACATGACGAGCTTGTAAAGGGAAACGGAGTAAGCTTTGCGTATCAAAAGAAATTAGGGATTAGAGATGCTTTACAGGCCCTTGAAAGGTATTACAAAGACGGGTCTAACTTCATTCTGAAGTGTGATATTGTCAAGTTTTTCGATCGGATTGACCGAAATATTTTGCTAACTGAAAAATTATTTAAACATCTACCGGATGATTCTATAAATCAATTAATTCTGACAGCAATCAATCAACAGGTTGGAAATTTAGACGAGCTAAAACCTCATTTGCAGAAGCACTTCCAAAATACTGATTTGGGTATTCCACAGGGCAACCCGCTTTCACCTCTATTTTCGAATCTTTATTTATCCGATTTCGACTACTTCATGAAAAGTAATAATTATCGTTTAATCCGCTATGCAGATGATTTTATTGTAGCACTAAATTCTGAAGAAGAAGCGCTGAATTGTTTTCGTGATATTGAAAATTACCTATCAGAACATTTATCCCTGGAATTGCACCCATTAAATGAAGCTGGTAAATCAAAAATTATTGATCTGAAAAAAGAACCGGTAACATTTTTAGGCATCGAATATGATGGAAATGAAATGCTTCCATCTCGGGAAAGTATTGATCGATTAAAGGGTAAAGTTCAAGACATAATTCATCTTAAAAAAGACTCAAATACAGTACTCGATCTGCTTCTGGACCTCAAGCATACTTTGGAAGGATGGGTGGCTGCATACTCATTTTGTAAGGTTGAAAAGTTCTCCAGAGAAATTGATCAATTTATTGATCATTATGTCCTATTGCCATTAAATGATTTTGGTTGGAAACTAACTTCAAGCTCAAAAGGCAAACTTGATAGAAAGTGGAGAAAAGAGAATTCTAGTTACGATAGGCTTTCAGATACTCAAAGGGCTCATTCAGGCATACCCAAGACCAATCAGATTTTAGATAGATTACGGGATAGTCAGTAG
- a CDS encoding putative toxin-antitoxin system toxin component, PIN family, with the protein MHSDRLRVILDACVLYPAPIRDLLLTFAVSGLFQPLWSEEIQDEWKRNLLANRTDLSSEQLNWTINRMNDSLPDANVTDYQHYISKITLPDKDDRHVVAAAIKGNADVIVTFNLNDFPRSVLLPFGIEPVHPDQFTLDVIDLDEKSAIEGFRTMVGRLRNPPLTNDDVLSALKKTGIRKGANKLQKLLD; encoded by the coding sequence ATGCATTCAGACAGACTGAGAGTAATTCTTGATGCGTGTGTTTTATATCCTGCCCCAATTAGAGATCTATTATTAACATTTGCCGTCTCTGGTTTATTTCAGCCCCTTTGGTCAGAAGAGATACAGGATGAATGGAAGCGAAACTTGCTTGCAAACAGGACGGATTTATCATCGGAGCAATTGAATTGGACTATTAACCGAATGAATGATTCTTTGCCAGATGCAAACGTAACAGACTACCAGCATTATATTTCTAAGATCACATTACCAGATAAAGATGACCGCCATGTAGTTGCTGCTGCAATCAAAGGAAATGCGGATGTAATAGTGACATTCAACTTGAATGACTTTCCACGATCTGTTCTTTTACCATTTGGTATTGAACCAGTGCACCCGGACCAGTTTACGCTTGATGTAATTGATTTGGATGAGAAATCAGCCATTGAAGGATTTAGAACAATGGTGGGGCGATTAAGAAATCCACCTTTAACAAATGATGACGTGTTATCCGCACTTAAAAAAACGGGGATACGGAAAGGTGCAAACAAACTTCAAAAACTGTTAGATTAA
- a CDS encoding M48 family metallopeptidase, which translates to MSTEQFQMTVSDISVDVVKKDIKNIHLAVYPPTGRVRLSSPHSMRAESLRLFVISKIGWIRKHIRNMNSQIREPEREYIQGESHWVQGQRYLLNIIEEEKPPKVEIRNKKYLDLYVRPGSDKAKREEVIKKWYRELLKSQIPSLIEKWEEKLEVEIADWGVRQMKTKWGSCNVDDRRIWLNLELAKKPKHCLDYVVLHEMVHQKERHHNDRFKELLDNYMPSWRQRREELNEVVY; encoded by the coding sequence ATGAGTACTGAACAGTTTCAAATGACCGTGTCCGACATCAGTGTGGATGTCGTTAAGAAGGATATCAAGAATATCCACCTGGCGGTCTATCCGCCCACCGGCAGGGTGAGGCTTTCCTCTCCCCACTCAATGAGGGCCGAATCTCTCCGGCTGTTTGTCATTTCAAAAATCGGCTGGATCCGGAAGCATATCCGAAATATGAACTCTCAGATCCGCGAGCCGGAGCGGGAGTATATCCAGGGGGAAAGCCATTGGGTTCAGGGGCAGCGATATTTGTTGAATATCATCGAAGAAGAAAAACCACCGAAGGTAGAAATTCGAAACAAAAAGTACCTGGACCTGTATGTTCGTCCAGGTAGTGATAAAGCCAAACGGGAAGAGGTAATCAAAAAGTGGTATCGGGAGCTGCTGAAAAGTCAGATTCCATCGCTTATTGAAAAATGGGAAGAAAAATTAGAGGTAGAGATAGCAGATTGGGGCGTCCGGCAGATGAAAACCAAATGGGGCTCATGTAATGTAGACGACCGGCGCATCTGGCTCAACCTTGAACTGGCCAAGAAGCCAAAGCACTGCCTCGATTATGTAGTACTGCATGAGATGGTTCACCAAAAAGAGCGCCATCATAATGATCGGTTTAAAGAACTGCTTGATAATTATATGCCCTCGTGGAGACAGAGAAGAGAGGAATTGAATGAGGTGGTTTATTGA